In the genome of Paralichthys olivaceus isolate ysfri-2021 chromosome 10, ASM2471397v2, whole genome shotgun sequence, the window TTAACTGTATGTGGTCTTTACACTCATCACAAAGCTGAGTGTTTACAGTCTATGCACTCAGTCTGTTAAGAACAAATATCCAGTTTGAACTTGAGTCAGCTGTTTTCTCACAGGTTGTACTGGAGCTGTGCAGAAACAATCACCTCTGATGAGAATGTGTGCCTCAGGTCCACTGTAAACAACAGTGAATGTCAATCAATCGCATTATATGTGTATAGCCCACATTATCAAATCACAACTTGCCTTATGTGGCTTAACAATCAACGGCTTCCTCTTCCCCTAACCCTCAACAACAGTGCAACAACTCGAACGTGTGGGAATAAAGATAATCGAGTCACTATAAGGTGATTCAAAGCATCAGTGATCGTGGGTCTGAGGACCCCACGCCCCTGGATGACTTCAGCTCCCACTCACCTGTATGTCTCCgtggaaaaacacaacatgtctgCTGCTCTTCTCCTCGGGTTCGGAATCCCCCTGGCTCCGCGCGTCaggccgcagcagcagcaggtcgtTCACCCGGCTCGGGGGGGCTCCGGGCACCGCAGGCAGCCTCTGCAGCGGGCTCCCGGGGCACGCATCTCGGCTGGCCGCTGCTCGCAGGCCCGGAGGCTCGGAGGATGTCGCCGCTACAGAGCTCATTGCTTTGGCCACAGTTGACAGAGTAAAACCCACCGCAGCGGCTCGGGGGAGGAAAAAACGCATGGACTGGGAAACGATGTCTTTCTCAGCGCAGCCTctccatgctgctgctggacgCTAGCGTGTTGACGAACGATAGCTGCTCTGTGCTAGCGCCGCAGCATCACGCTATCGACAGCTAACCTCAGAGCGAGGTCCGGGGGACTGTGACCTCAGTACGTCGCGTTACACAAGGTCTCCTACCCGCTGTCTGTCTCCAGCTGGGACAGATTGAAGACATGCACGTAGATCTTGTAACATAGTGACAGGTCTGACTGTTCCCCGTCCACGCAGAGGCGCTGTTTGTCCGAACACGACCGCAGGCTGTTAGCACCGGTGCGCATGTCTGTGCTGCCCCGGAGACACTGGAGCGTAGAGAGGATACACTGCTGTGCACTTCCGTGTTCGACTTAGTTCGTCAACCACACCATTTTCGGTCAAgggagttttatttattaagcaCATGTCATACACACAGGTAGATTCACACAGGGACATTCTAAACACCACAGAGATACAAATCTAAATATGTCAATAGAAAATGTAGAAAGTTCAGTTTAAAATAAGTTTAAGGACTTAAAAAGAGTAAAGTAAAAGAGGTAaatatacaattttaaggttgaaggaaaaataaacaaaagtagaAGATAGAAACGCGTAGAAacataaaatagaataaaacacaatgaTGTTATAATCTTGTAACATAGGTGAGTTAAAGGAACTTGTTAATTAAAGGTTTTCAATTTGGTTTTTAAAAGGCGAGGGATGAGAATAAATTCATTATATAGAAACaagtgagagaaaaaatgaCCAAAAGTGTGATTGAATGAGAAAAGACCAcattaatgaataaaatcacatttaacatGCATGTAAAATATGCAAAACACGTTTTCCATAGATACTCACATATACAGTCATTCATACATAAAGAACAATACTGGACAATAAAAAAGATTTCATGCTAAATAAACAGCCGGAGAAAAAAACACGTTTCgggttaaaaacaaaatgcaccATCTAACATCTTTCTGGGAAGTGTTCCAGTCGGTTGTAAACAGGAGTGAAGCATCTTGCACTGATCTCCCTCCCCATTAGCTCCACATGCTACATGTGTCGTGGCGCTGCAGGAGCGTGGATTGGCCGCTGCACTGAAGTCAGGAAGCTCAGTGAGTGTTTTCCTCGAGATCTGCACATGACACTTCTGAGAGAGAAGTCACCCGGTGCAGGTATGCCCTGTTCCGTGACATGCTTTAACCTGCATGCCTCAGGTCCATGTGTTGAGTTGGTTTACACCAGGCTGGACTTTGAGCTTGTTCTGTAACAGACGCATAACACTGATATAGAGCAACGCCACTCAGTGTTATAACTGGTAACAGTTCCCATAGGCCACATCGGACCACTCTAGTCAACTCTTGATTCATTAAACATCCAGATCTAACATATAGAGGAGAAGACTCACATAGAACTGATCTACACAgctccaaaacatttcaaaaagacttaaatcacacatcagatcttgatgaacgaATTATTCAgttattcaagttgaaaattgaaaaaaaaaattacctaACAGcggtcaatggaaaccaaaatccACCCGTgagggctggattcaaaaccacactgaaaatcaaagtaaaaaaattcaCAATGTGACTCCACTCATGAGGGCCACATGAGGCcgggcattgtcctgcaccagcCTAAGTTCTGACATGTGCTCTGATGATTTCATCCCggtacctaacagcagtcaAGGTGCCACtggctatgacatggaggtctgtgtGACCCTCCAAGGATATGCCTCCCCAGACCACCACTGACCCACCACCAAAACTGGTCATGCTGGATGATGATACAGGCAGCAGAAcgttcaccacagcttctcctGACCCTTTCACGTCTGTCACATGTGCCACAGGCTACAATTatgggatggatggacaaaAGCTAAAACTACAGCAGCACAATTAGTCTTAAAGAATCATTGAGTCAGCCAATAGAAGCCACTATAGGCAACTGATTGTGCCTGAACAAGTCTCACAGTCAAAGCAAAGCCTCTTAGTGTATTGAACTGAGAAGCAGTGTGCTTCAATGCTTGTGAATTCAACTATTCATTTCAAGAGTAACATTAGTCTCACTTGAATATTTGTCTTCATGCATTTGAGTGAACATATTCATTATCTTGGCTATATTTCTGTCCAGTTAAATATGAGTTGTGAGTGGAAAATTAtaaatcactgcttttattttaatttttttttccaatatggTCAGTGCACCTCTTATTTAAGTCCTGCACTCTCTGCAGCAGACTGAGACGGCATTCAGTGTTATCGCTGTTGCAGTAACATGGCCTCCAGCTCCTTGGGCAGACGACTGGTGGCTTGTCTCCTCAATGTTTCGGAGGCTCGCAGGAAAGACCTGGTGGAGACTGTGGCCACGGCAGCTTTGTACAACACCGAAGGCAAGTACACTGTTCTTCTGTATCAGGACACATGAGTTATGACTAACATTTCAAACCTTGGCATGTGTGCGAGTAGCTTTCAAGTGCACATGCTCAGTTTTTACTTACTAgttgtatgcatgtatgtatgtggaaCACGACACGTCACATGAACGATTGAACTAATCAGCTTCACGCTTGGCAATGGCATGTGTATTGCTATTGCCcaagaaagtgcagtgttgagGTTGGTGAGATTTCGACACATgatcaatattattcaaatttgaataattcaattcaattcaattttatttgtattatgccaaatcataatatacattatcccaaggcactttacatagaagacatgtcaagaccttaaaaataAGACAACCattgctctgtagcagtcagtgggggtgggGCAGCATGCCTTCAGTCTGTTGACCGACTTGAACATGCATTCTTCTATGTCCTCAGATATCTGGGTCAAACTGCAGTTTAAAACTGGCCCACCAGCAATAATGTCTGTCCCGCCAGATCATTTAgataatttgattaattttatttcaccatatcagacATCAGACACAATATCAGACACAGGCATTCACGGGAGTCACTGGTACTATAACTCCGTCATGCCACATCCACACAATTCCTTCCTCTCTACCAAGTTGTTATCAAAGTAAAAGCCCAACGTTCATTTTTGCGGTAATGCTTAATTTGAGCTGAATTACGCAGATTTTATGTTGAATAGtcgtgaacttgggtctgaagatctTCATTGCATATATAAActaggtaggatgaacacaaagttttcttacTTCACTAAACACCACAAATTGTTtataaaaaagctctgcacacaatgtccaacacacaaacaataaaacagtgacagtatattgtagaactgtttgaggagaacTCACTAAAGACAAGAAATACTTCTGAGGAGGATCTGGTCTACGCAGCCGAAGTCGGCTGCATCCTTCGTGAGGTCTGGTCTAACTGCATCACTAGTTTGTCCCGCCCTTACAGCCATTGCATGAGCTACGGAGTAAAAACTTTGTTAGCTGTTTGACTGAGTAACAACtacttaccctaaccctaataatAAATTCTGCTGATGTTTTCGCCTTGCTTTTTCCCATCATTACTTCTTTGAAAACGCTCGGTGCTGCCTCGTTGCTCACATTTGTCACAGGACACATTTGTCGGCCGCATTTGGAGTAGCCTTCAAATGGTGACAGTCTAGGTGCACCGCTTTGACCGAATCggtctttaaatgcagcctctgaaggatgcagcccctgaattaaGACACAGTGAACACAGTGACTGTCGAGCAATAAACTCATGGTGTACAGTAAttacaaaaacatgattttaaatCAGGCATTTTTGTAATTGTTATTCATCAGGTGCCAGACGAGAGGGGACCACAGTGCTGAACATCTTTAATGATCATGACTACAACCGCTCTGTCATCACCATTGTGGCCAGCATTGACTCCATCAGTGAGTAGTGAATCTTTGTTTTTTGCTGATGTCTCATtgggaaataaaatgtttcactcATTTTGCTGCTCTGAGGGACAGATAGagactttgtcttttttgtatttctgctgCCACAGTAGGGATTCATTCTCTGTCCCCTGTTTTTAAATCCTCTGAGGGAGAAATAAATCCTTTAATAAGCTTTGTCAGggatttaaacacaaaaaaaaaaatcaggatgaGGAAAGCTCATATTGAAAAGTTGATCTTATTGAATACGTATGCGAAACACAACCTTCTGACAATGTAGACAAAGCAGTCAAGGGTTACACTTCTGTGCTCCACGCTTTCTTAAACACAAAGAACTCGGCCTAATCTAATGCACAAAACTGTAACTTAACAAAATAACTGTcagataaaaaaattatatttcacacacatcacatcaagGCTTCACTATGACAGTATATCTCATGCACTTTTATTGTTTGATATGTTTTATGTCTTTCAGGGGAGGCGGTTCTGTCTGCATGCGAGAAAGCCTGTGGGCTGATTGACATGTGCGCTCACATAGGTGTCCACCCGTGTATGGGTGCCGTCGACCTCATACCCATCTATCCACTGGGGGAGGAGGTGCGAGTGGAGGACTGTGCAAAGGAGGCTCGGGGTGAGATGccttttgtgcatgtttgtatttgtgtgtgggtCGCATATAACATATTATAGCCGTTTTGAGACAAGAACTCCGGATGATGTCTGCACAGCTTGTtccggactttctctggagtatAACTttcacacaagaacacaagagGACATCTCTGAAAAAGTCTAGAGGCTCTCACTGGAACGTTTGCTTTCTCCTGAGAATGTccggagattatccggagttcagtgcaggtctgaaggCAGCTTATATGTCCCCTTCAGTCGAACATATCCTACACTGTTCAACAGCTTGCATGCCTCAGTCATTACTTGACTCTCTTTGTTATGTATTCAGTCCAGCATCTGCAAATacaaatttcatttcattgctAGAATATGATTTGAAAAAACTGCCTCTTCCTTCTTGACTTATTGTAGATGTGTATATACACTGTAATGAGGTAGTGGCTGATGATGTGATGTCTTTAGCTTCCTGTGCTGTTGATTAAATTCACAGTTTAGCAGCTGACTTAGCAGCTACGTGTCTAACACAGAATTAGCCATAACTCAGCATACGGCCAAGTGTGCACTTAGCAGGCTGATCTGTGTGGTGGGGTTGCAGAATAACAACAGGCAGgcatatgtactgtatgtgtgcatgcatgtcaCAAGTGCCCCATGTGTCTGTATTTTCCCCTCTGTCTGAGTTGTATTCCCTCAGGTGTGTTTAGTCTGTCACGCTCCTCTGGCTCCTGGGTCTTTGAAAGTGCATGTGACGACATGCCCTCATTGGCTGGTTAACTAACATGTCTGTGTACTTGTCCGGGctcagctgtggctcagggacTGATAGAGAGGGTCCATGGCACCACTGCCTTCCTGTTTGGCTGGGCAGACTCCCCCCTTCAGCGTGGGCTggcacagaggaggaaggagatggGCTGGTTCAAGAAGAGGCCTGACTTACAGGCGATCCAGGTTGACATGGGGCCGGAGCCAGGGAAAAGATATGGCctcacaggtgagacagagctGGCACAACAAGTAAAAATGAATCTCCCAGACATGCTGACGTAGTAAAATGTTTGAGCCTGAAGGGCAGGTTACCATGTCTCTTTGCCAGGATTATACAATGCTGTTGACTTATCTCTGTATTTATACACAATTGTAGTTTGTTCCAGCCTGACCAGAGGCCACCTCTCTCCTCTAGTTTGACCTTATTAATGCCAAAAACCACAGAGCCCGAAAAAATTTAACAATACAAAACTCACATGAAAATATGTAAGATGAAAGAGCTCTAAAGCCGGACGGACTCTGTTTGCTATCAGCCCAGATTTTGACACAATTTCTGATTCGTGTGACTCATTTTAGAGTTGGTACGATTTTCAGCTATGTCGTGTGACATTTGTCGAGCAGTGTACAGGGGGTGCGAGGAGCATTCAATTGCAAATTTGTCATCACaatgtcacattatttcttCTTCATTATCATTCTTTCAGATGCAGAtacagatttttgctcctgagagAAGTTTGTGGTttaaaactcttctttatggacagagacagacaaatacttgataaacagcaaatcaGTTTTACCACTCTGAGGTAGtatgcacagtgaggaggtgttATAAATGTCTATATATTGTTATATCGCTACttgtgaaattatttattttctttaactgcGTATCCTCCCTAATGAGACACTTAAATTTGTAaatggtcttgatgaccactcagagacCTTTACAGTAGTTTattgccattcatccattcgcacacacattcatgcagtgcttCCGTGCCcagcactttctccatcacacatCGTTCATACACAGTCGTGTTCGAGGTAACAACACACTGTTCTGGTATCTGCTGGTAGGATATCTGTCAAATAAAATCACCATGGTGATGACATCCAGACATCCTGGTATTCAGAGGCAGCACCAGCAGCAAACCTACCAGGTCAAAGTTAATCACTTGTTTAGTGCTCAATACTAAAATTAGCTTGCAATTTCTCCCACTTTAGCGCAATAGAgaaaaacagctgcaggtgtTGTCTGCCTAAGATTATTCTGTACATACAGTTGTTTGGACATTTCTTGGTCTTACAGAAAATCGTCTCGGTCATTGCTAAGGTATTTCTAGAGCCCTTAAAATCGAGGGATTTTAAATCTCTTTTAGACATTAATCTTGTCAGTTTCTCAGAATCAAGAAGTCTTTATAGACCAACTGCACTGTTGGGTTTTTAACAGGTTTACGGGGAGAAGTATGTTGTAGGAAAGGCAGAGATTTACATCTCCACCAACAGTATGATTAATAACACACAATACAATGCATATGTTGTTTTAGGGAAGGCACATAATTCTTGACCTGAGCAGACTACAGTGTCTTGCTTTCACAATCAATATTTGCAGTGCGACTTTCCTCTGCACCGATGTGCTTGAAAAATGAGCGAAAGCTCCAAGTAAATGCTCATTTCCTGAAGCTGTTGAAAGTAATTCTGGGAAAAACAGTAACAAAAGAGAAAGCAGAGGTACCAGATTGAAGGACAGTTAATACATCTAAGTGTTATACAAAGGTAATGTCTTGAAGAGTAATTTCTCACCAAAAAAAGACGTGCAATGTCTaacaaaactgtaaataaattttttttacagagaaaaacaggatgTCTCAGTTTAAGTGTTCTGTTTCTCTGCATTGGCTGTCCTCTAGGCGTTGGGGCGGGCCCATACGTCATGAACTGCAATGTCACAATCAACACCCAGGACATCGCCATAGGACGTAGCATCGCCACAGCCATCAGAACGTCGACCCCTGGGGGCCTTCCAGGGGTGCAGGTGCTGGCTCTGCCGCATGAGGGTGCTGTGGAAATTGCCTGTAATGTCGAGAGCGTGAAGGGGAGCCCGCCTACTCACGCGAGTGCAGATGAACCCTGGCCGTCTTTCAACATTGAAGGACAGCCTT includes:
- the ftcdnl1 gene encoding formiminotransferase N-terminal subdomain-containing protein; this translates as MASSSLGRRLVACLLNVSEARRKDLVETVATAALYNTEGARREGTTVLNIFNDHDYNRSVITIVASIDSIREAVLSACEKACGLIDMCAHIGVHPCMGAVDLIPIYPLGEEVRVEDCAKEARAVAQGLIERVHGTTAFLFGWADSPLQRGLAQRRKEMGWFKKRPDLQAIQVDMGPEPGKRYGLTGVGAGPYVMNCNVTINTQDIAIGRSIATAIRTSTPGGLPGVQVLALPHEGAVEIACNVESVKGSPPTHASADEPWPSFNIEGQPYYHAPASLITARVTELAGRQGVGTKHTALVGFTPHECRGLAELALSQGIAEFWKEQRRIRM